A stretch of Sulfurimonas autotrophica DSM 16294 DNA encodes these proteins:
- the amrA gene encoding AmmeMemoRadiSam system protein A, translated as MNTDEFYLTDEEKKALKEIAKTALYEAVINNQKIALDESKLPDKFKLHLGAFVTLKENGMLRGCIGRFEPDEPLYKVIIDMAISASRYDTRFNPVTKEELDNIEIEISVLTPRKKVNSIDDVVVGKHGIYVEYGSTNGTYLPQVATDMGWDKEQFVRSCCVEKAGIAPEHCKDATLYVYEAIVF; from the coding sequence ATGAATACAGATGAATTTTACCTCACGGATGAAGAAAAAAAAGCTTTAAAAGAGATAGCAAAAACGGCACTTTATGAAGCTGTTATAAATAATCAAAAAATAGCACTTGATGAGAGCAAACTGCCTGATAAATTCAAACTCCATCTCGGTGCCTTTGTCACACTCAAAGAAAACGGCATGCTAAGAGGCTGCATAGGTCGATTTGAACCTGATGAGCCTCTGTACAAAGTCATTATAGATATGGCCATATCCGCTTCACGGTATGATACACGTTTTAATCCTGTAACAAAAGAAGAACTTGACAATATAGAAATTGAAATTTCAGTGCTTACGCCGAGAAAAAAAGTAAATTCTATTGATGATGTGGTTGTCGGCAAACATGGTATATATGTTGAATACGGTTCAACAAACGGCACATATTTACCACAGGTAGCAACAGATATGGGATGGGATAAAGAACAGTTTGTCAGAAGTTGTTGTGTGGAAAAAGCGGGTATTGCACCCGAGCATTGCAAAGATGCAACGCTTTATGTTTATGAAGCTATAGTATTTTAA